From a region of the Apibacter sp. B3706 genome:
- a CDS encoding HTTM domain-containing protein, with product MVLSRQSLFRKIDNSPLIVFRILFGFLLLTETWGAILTGWVNINLITPKVFFPFIGFTWLHPLPGYGMYLYFICLGILGLLVMIGYRYRLSLSCFTILWTAQYLMQKTAYNNHYYFLILICIIMLFLPANAYYSLDSRRNKNIRSLTMPQWCSFVLLFQISILYFFACIAKLYPDWLDGTFTRLLYSNKTNIPLIGQFFTQKWFYISIAYLGILFDGLVVPLMLWKKTRTLALIACLIFHLANSFILNVGIFPYFALSFTVFFYPPETIRKIFFKKRPNLSFEENKYNYSNKKTVYFLLVIYFTIQLILPIRHYFIKGNVFWTEEGHRLSWRMMLRQRNGSTHFTVIDKKTKKILPFRMQDIFTDKQILRINCYPDFIWQAAQYVKEDFKLRHIDVEIYADTQVSVNAHPYKRFIDPKIDLADVSWDYFKHSDWILLYDDYRK from the coding sequence ATGGTACTATCAAGACAAAGTTTATTTCGCAAAATAGATAATTCGCCATTGATTGTATTCCGTATACTATTTGGATTTTTGCTATTGACGGAAACTTGGGGGGCAATTTTAACAGGTTGGGTAAATATCAATTTAATTACTCCTAAAGTCTTTTTCCCGTTTATTGGTTTTACTTGGCTCCACCCTCTACCGGGATATGGTATGTATCTTTATTTTATTTGTTTAGGTATATTGGGACTTTTGGTTATGATAGGTTATAGATATCGTTTAAGTCTTTCATGCTTTACTATATTGTGGACGGCTCAATATTTAATGCAAAAAACTGCCTATAATAATCATTATTATTTTTTAATTCTAATATGTATTATTATGCTCTTTTTACCTGCGAATGCTTATTATTCTTTGGACTCAAGAAGAAATAAAAATATAAGGTCATTGACCATGCCTCAATGGTGCTCATTCGTTTTATTATTTCAAATATCCATTTTATATTTTTTTGCGTGTATTGCCAAACTTTATCCTGATTGGTTAGATGGAACCTTTACGCGTTTATTATATTCCAATAAAACAAATATCCCTTTGATCGGCCAATTTTTTACCCAAAAATGGTTTTATATTTCTATAGCTTATCTTGGAATTTTATTTGACGGATTGGTTGTTCCTTTAATGCTTTGGAAAAAAACCCGAACGTTAGCCTTAATTGCCTGTTTAATTTTTCATCTTGCTAATTCGTTTATTCTAAACGTAGGAATTTTCCCCTATTTTGCCTTAAGCTTTACCGTTTTTTTCTATCCTCCGGAAACCATCCGTAAAATATTTTTCAAAAAGCGTCCAAATCTTTCTTTCGAAGAAAATAAATATAATTACTCTAATAAAAAAACAGTGTATTTTCTCTTAGTAATTTATTTCACCATTCAATTGATTTTGCCAATACGCCATTATTTCATTAAAGGAAATGTATTTTGGACTGAAGAGGGGCATCGGTTAAGTTGGAGAATGATGCTGAGACAACGTAATGGGTCAACACATTTTACTGTTATTGATAAAAAAACTAAAAAAATTCTACCGTTTCGTATGCAGGATATATTTACTGATAAACAAATACTTAGAATCAATTGTTACCCTGACTTTATATGGCAAGCAGCTCAATATGTAAAAGAGGATTTCAAATTGCGTCATATAGATGTAGAAATTTATGCCGATACTCAAGTATCCGTGAATGCTCATCCCTATAAGAGGTTTATTGACCCAAAAATTGATTTAGCAGATGTAAGCTGGGATTATTTTAAGCATTCCGATTGGATTCTTTTATACGATGATTACAGAAAATAG
- a CDS encoding sensor histidine kinase: MKIRTQITLLFSLITASILLIFASIIYISAKQNRDNEFYSLLKKEAITKANLYFKAKVPPQTLQQIYHNNYQTIQEVEVAVYDKEFHLLYHDAVDIDFVKETPDMIHEIYTKGEIKFHQGDWQVIGLIYSYNNNKYIITAAAYDQYGYNELKSLLRNSCIIFIFSILFIILVGFYFSKKVFQPIKNLTTEMKKISANHLTVRLKTKPEKDELSELAITFNQMLNRLENSFETQKHFVSNISHELRTPLAAIIAELELSLHHQKTTEEYQRILKNSLSDAKKITKLSNNLLDLAKASYDPSKITFKPTRIDEILIDACSQIQQANAAYQTKLSFEDDFILDSETVLMGNEYLLKVAFINLIENGCKFSEDHLCHISISTSNSKLQLKFSDRGIGIPTEDITKIFTPFYRGKNKSFTYGNGIGLSLTKKIIELHSGTINVTSQLHQGTTLIILL; encoded by the coding sequence ATGAAAATTCGTACTCAGATCACCCTATTGTTTTCTTTGATTACAGCATCCATATTGCTGATATTTGCCAGTATCATTTATATTTCAGCCAAACAAAACAGAGACAATGAATTTTATTCTTTATTAAAAAAAGAAGCCATAACCAAAGCAAATCTTTATTTTAAAGCGAAAGTACCCCCACAAACTCTTCAACAAATTTATCATAACAATTATCAAACAATTCAAGAGGTTGAAGTAGCTGTATACGATAAAGAATTTCATCTTCTCTATCATGATGCGGTAGATATTGATTTTGTGAAAGAAACTCCTGACATGATTCATGAAATTTATACCAAAGGAGAGATCAAATTTCATCAGGGCGACTGGCAAGTAATAGGGCTTATCTATTCCTATAATAACAACAAATACATAATTACTGCGGCTGCCTATGACCAATACGGATACAATGAACTCAAGTCCTTATTAAGAAATTCATGTATTATCTTTATATTTTCCATACTTTTTATCATCCTTGTCGGATTTTATTTTTCTAAAAAAGTATTCCAACCAATTAAAAATCTAACCACGGAAATGAAAAAAATATCAGCCAATCATTTAACGGTTAGATTAAAAACCAAACCTGAAAAGGATGAGCTTTCCGAATTGGCAATTACATTTAATCAAATGCTGAATCGGTTGGAAAATTCTTTTGAAACGCAAAAACATTTTGTTTCCAATATTTCCCATGAATTACGAACCCCGTTAGCAGCCATTATTGCTGAACTGGAACTTTCTTTACATCATCAAAAAACAACGGAAGAATATCAAAGGATTTTGAAAAACTCCTTATCAGATGCTAAAAAAATCACCAAATTATCTAATAATTTGCTTGATCTGGCAAAAGCCAGTTATGATCCCTCTAAAATAACATTTAAGCCAACAAGGATCGATGAAATCCTTATAGATGCCTGCAGTCAAATACAACAAGCAAATGCTGCCTATCAAACAAAATTATCTTTTGAAGATGATTTCATTCTCGATAGTGAAACAGTACTAATGGGCAACGAATATTTGTTAAAAGTAGCCTTTATTAATCTTATTGAAAACGGATGTAAGTTTTCCGAAGATCACCTGTGCCATATATCCATTTCAACTAGTAATTCAAAACTTCAACTGAAATTTTCAGACCGTGGAATTGGAATTCCAACGGAAGATATCACCAAAATTTTCACTCCTTTTTACAGAGGAAAAAATAAAAGCTTTACCTACGGAAACGGAATCGGCCTTTCTCTTACTAAAAAAATTATTGAACTGCATTCCGGAACTATCAACGTAACCAGTCAATTGCATCAAGGTACTACCCTTATCATTCTATTATAA
- a CDS encoding T9SS type A sorting domain-containing protein, whose protein sequence is MKKILLVLWVSVLTLQNFNAQNSKAVWEKKLDEGNLCYPSINDMAKTRSRGVALIGDCPLALGILSKIFFLNPNGELIKENFLDTDLNGGIRIANKIIPNSDGYVIFGIDEKKFSDKSKNKLDNLWMMQTDCNGGVIETKIIWSKKSFDKNNSGYGTIEILSVKTISDGYLLTAKIYDENNQFVKVVYKLDKNGQVLWEVNFDEKLSFEYFEVLKETVHNEYCIIGYIKESYRSSNKNFYVKLDKEGKILTQHEIVELGDFKMKPITNKKNKLLFSVKNEENKFMVVELNEDGKVISKIIYDKVMENDSTWMETDDDCYLIGGNEFVKINKKGEIIWKEKVNNNYGYNNLFNLGNNEYIAFNNFNILKLKDQQPFLGIDDVTEKRENVFLYPNPVDSYLYINVPKGEKIKKILVTDISGKKVFEHNTYQDKLDVSMCLPGVYFLKIETESKVYVQKILKK, encoded by the coding sequence ATGAAAAAAATTTTATTAGTTTTATGGGTAAGTGTTCTTACTTTACAAAATTTTAATGCGCAAAATTCAAAAGCAGTTTGGGAGAAAAAATTAGATGAGGGAAATCTTTGTTATCCTAGCATTAATGATATGGCCAAAACCCGATCTAGGGGAGTTGCGCTAATTGGAGATTGTCCTTTAGCATTAGGGATATTATCTAAAATATTTTTTCTAAACCCAAACGGTGAATTAATCAAGGAAAATTTCTTAGATACTGATTTAAATGGTGGAATCAGAATAGCTAATAAGATAATTCCCAATTCTGACGGTTATGTTATTTTTGGTATAGATGAAAAGAAATTTTCAGATAAATCAAAAAATAAATTGGATAATTTATGGATGATGCAGACCGATTGCAATGGTGGTGTAATAGAAACAAAAATTATTTGGAGTAAGAAATCTTTTGATAAGAATAATAGTGGATATGGAACGATTGAAATTCTATCTGTTAAAACAATTAGTGACGGTTACTTACTTACAGCAAAAATATACGATGAAAACAATCAATTTGTTAAAGTTGTTTACAAACTTGATAAGAATGGTCAAGTTTTATGGGAAGTTAATTTTGATGAAAAGTTAAGTTTTGAATATTTTGAGGTACTAAAAGAAACTGTTCATAACGAATACTGTATAATAGGGTATATTAAAGAAAGTTATAGATCATCCAATAAAAATTTTTATGTCAAGTTAGACAAGGAAGGAAAGATTTTGACTCAACATGAAATAGTTGAGTTGGGTGATTTTAAAATGAAACCCATCACAAATAAAAAAAATAAGCTCTTATTTTCAGTTAAAAATGAAGAAAATAAATTTATGGTAGTTGAGCTAAATGAAGATGGAAAAGTGATATCTAAGATTATCTATGATAAGGTTATGGAAAATGATTCCACTTGGATGGAAACTGATGATGATTGCTATCTTATCGGAGGAAATGAATTTGTTAAAATAAATAAAAAGGGAGAAATCATATGGAAAGAAAAAGTAAATAATAATTATGGTTATAATAATCTATTTAATTTAGGAAATAATGAATATATAGCTTTTAATAATTTTAATATTTTAAAACTTAAGGATCAGCAGCCATTCTTAGGAATAGATGATGTTACTGAAAAAAGAGAGAACGTATTTTTATATCCTAATCCGGTTGACAGCTATTTATATATAAATGTTCCAAAAGGAGAAAAAATCAAAAAAATATTGGTAACCGATATTAGTGGGAAAAAGGTGTTTGAACACAATACATATCAGGATAAATTAGATGTTTCAATGTGTCTGCCTGGTGTATACTTTTTAAAAATAGAAACCGAATCTAAAGTATATGTTCAAAAAATACTTAAAAAGTAA
- a CDS encoding DMT family transporter, protein MRAARYILLRLPRKSKALVGKYGKGSFFKGSLSAIISSMTYGLIPLFSIPLMKKGLNFDTVLFYRFLLACIAVAILMKIKKVHFSVSLKEFKALTVLSLLCNTCSLFFFLSYTYLGGGVTTTVHFLYPVFVTIIMGIFFREKISVKGFISILLAVVGVALLSLGEGIGHINFKGIVFALSAAIFYAFFLVLSVKSTVKDMPVLRYTFYIQVIGVVYLLIFCLLTGSFQWFPVKDTSCVLNITLLALIPTIVSIITLVEAVRRIGSTLTSVLGAFEPITAVIIGVVVFSEPFSSMMLVGILLIITGVFGIIVSQKK, encoded by the coding sequence ATGAGGGCAGCAAGGTATATATTATTACGCTTACCAAGAAAGTCAAAAGCACTGGTTGGGAAATATGGAAAAGGATCCTTTTTTAAAGGATCATTGAGCGCAATTATTTCATCCATGACCTATGGATTAATTCCTTTATTTAGCATTCCTTTAATGAAAAAAGGATTGAATTTTGATACTGTTTTGTTTTATCGATTTTTATTAGCATGTATTGCTGTCGCAATACTGATGAAAATAAAAAAAGTACATTTTTCAGTTTCCTTGAAAGAATTTAAAGCATTAACAGTTCTAAGTTTACTTTGTAATACTTGTTCACTCTTTTTCTTTCTATCCTATACGTATTTAGGAGGAGGAGTTACCACTACCGTCCATTTTTTATATCCTGTTTTTGTTACCATCATTATGGGAATCTTTTTTCGTGAAAAAATTTCCGTTAAAGGTTTTATTTCAATACTATTGGCTGTAGTTGGTGTTGCACTTTTATCTTTGGGAGAAGGAATTGGTCACATCAATTTCAAAGGAATTGTGTTTGCTCTTTCAGCAGCAATATTTTATGCATTTTTCCTGGTATTATCCGTTAAATCAACGGTAAAAGATATGCCGGTGCTTAGATATACCTTTTATATTCAAGTTATTGGCGTGGTTTATCTTCTTATATTCTGTTTATTGACCGGTTCTTTTCAATGGTTTCCGGTAAAAGATACTTCATGTGTTCTAAATATAACATTATTAGCTTTAATTCCCACTATAGTATCAATTATAACTTTAGTTGAGGCAGTTAGAAGAATAGGATCTACTCTTACCTCAGTTTTAGGCGCATTTGAGCCCATTACCGCTGTTATTATAGGAGTAGTAGTGTTTTCAGAACCCTTTTCCTCCATGATGTTAGTTGGTATTCTCCTCATAATAACGGGTGTTTTTGGGATTATAGTATCTCAAAAAAAGTAA
- a CDS encoding T9SS type A sorting domain-containing protein produces the protein MKKILLVLWASVLTLQESNAQSAEVLWDKEIGSLVEDFNKLSNGGFALATFKEENFLDNKVYSHSKLILTDSLGKNLKETYLGKDIYGGNRYVYKIIAKQDGYTIFGLDRNHYSDIEENDRSGVWMMDADCNGTEISSKVVRPINWENNSCGLDKCLIEINFLQPVEDGYIINVIDYSDYYNIGDNSVLFKIDKLGQLKWKNELKFIEALSMRETIDNEYIFIAKFCDHNRSCKNYLLKLNKEGDILIKKEILDLNEISYITNKNKKFLFSYFNENNKLQIVELNDEGEIIFKSHYDEISKQYCKLIETEDNNFFVLLSNELIKINKKGNILWQQDINIKCGNYQISNLGNNEYLIFGGYSGLNKNNGFVIKIKDNQTYLGIEDQDKKNESIYLYPNPVETYLYIKTPDNQIVKKIIITDITGKILIERREMQDKINMSMYAPGIYVIKIETENSHYIQKVLKR, from the coding sequence ATGAAAAAAATTTTACTAGTTCTATGGGCAAGCGTTCTTACCTTGCAAGAAAGTAATGCGCAAAGTGCAGAGGTACTTTGGGATAAAGAAATTGGTTCTTTAGTCGAGGATTTTAACAAGCTATCTAATGGTGGATTTGCATTAGCTACTTTTAAAGAGGAAAATTTTTTGGATAACAAGGTTTATTCACATTCAAAATTAATTTTAACGGATTCTCTAGGGAAAAATCTAAAAGAAACCTATTTAGGTAAGGATATCTATGGAGGAAATAGATATGTTTATAAAATAATAGCAAAACAGGATGGTTATACAATTTTTGGACTGGATAGAAATCACTATTCGGATATAGAGGAAAATGATAGAAGTGGTGTATGGATGATGGATGCAGATTGTAATGGTACTGAAATCTCTTCAAAAGTAGTCAGGCCGATTAATTGGGAAAATAATTCATGTGGGTTGGATAAATGCTTAATAGAGATAAATTTTCTTCAACCTGTTGAAGATGGTTATATAATAAATGTAATAGACTATTCTGATTATTATAATATTGGTGATAATAGTGTACTTTTTAAAATTGATAAATTAGGGCAATTAAAGTGGAAAAATGAATTAAAATTTATAGAAGCTCTATCCATGAGAGAAACCATAGATAATGAATATATCTTTATAGCAAAATTCTGTGATCATAACAGGTCTTGTAAAAATTATTTATTAAAATTAAATAAAGAAGGTGATATACTCATTAAAAAAGAAATTTTGGATTTAAATGAAATTAGTTATATCACTAATAAAAACAAAAAATTTTTATTTTCATATTTTAACGAGAATAATAAACTTCAGATAGTTGAACTAAATGATGAAGGGGAAATTATATTTAAAAGTCACTATGATGAGATTAGTAAACAATACTGCAAATTAATTGAAACTGAAGATAATAACTTTTTTGTATTATTAAGTAATGAACTTATTAAAATTAATAAGAAAGGGAATATCCTATGGCAGCAAGATATAAATATAAAATGTGGAAATTATCAAATTTCCAATTTGGGAAATAATGAATATTTAATTTTCGGAGGATATAGTGGATTGAATAAAAATAATGGTTTTGTTATTAAAATAAAAGATAATCAGACTTATCTGGGAATTGAGGATCAGGATAAAAAAAATGAATCAATATATTTATACCCCAACCCGGTTGAAACCTATTTATATATAAAAACACCCGATAATCAAATAGTTAAAAAAATAATTATAACAGATATTACGGGGAAAATACTAATAGAAAGAAGAGAGATGCAAGATAAAATAAATATGTCAATGTATGCTCCGGGTATATATGTTATCAAAATTGAAACCGAAAACAGTCATTATATACAAAAAGTATTAAAAAGGTAG
- the metH gene encoding methionine synthase has translation MQNTLKLSGLEVFTVYPGSNFINIGERTNVTGSRKFLNLIKNEKFDEALSIARDQVEGGAQIIDICMDEGLIDGVKAMTTFLRLIASEPDIARVPIVIDSSNWEVIEAGLKNIQGKGIVNSISLKEGEEEFIKKAKIIKRYGAAMIVMAFDEEGQANNLEKRKIISQRSYNILVHQLNINPYDIIFDLNIFPVGTGMKEHRRNALDFFEGTQWVKENLPGCFVSGGVSNVSFSFRGNNKVRESINAAFLYHAIQYGLDMGIVNPTQLAIYQEIEPQLLKKIEDVLFDRDEEATERLIEYAETIVENKDTKEQKIEEWRSWPIEKRLEFALIKGNADYIEQDVEEARLQANKPLDVIEGPLMDGMNTVGELFGAGKMFLPQVVKTARVMKKAVAYLQPFIEAEKNGESQSNGKILMATVKGDVHDIGKNIVGVVLACNNYEIIDLGVMVPKETIIETAIREKVDLIGLSGLITPSLDEMIHVVEELERRNLSFPVMIGGATTSKIHTALKIAPKYSHTVVHVLDASKSVTVASSLLSSQSEDFKKKISEEYAHLREGYLNRSTEKEYLTLEQARKNKLTIDWNQYIPCKPKQLGVQVFSSIHLEDLTEYIDWQPFFRTWQLTGKYPDLLSDEVTGEEATKLYHDALQMIEKVIAEKLLQPKAVIGLFKANSNEQDDIEIYSNDNKLVHTFRTLRQQSVKSEGKPNLALSDFILPKNKENLHDYIGCFAVSIFGAEALAKHYETNHDDYSAIMIKAVSDRFVEALAEYMHHKVRKEIWGYAPDEILDNQSLFKEKYQGIRPAPGYPACPDHLEKLTIWELLDVTDRIGVQLTESLAMYPASSISGYYFANPQSNYFGLGKITQEQVKDYAKRKEIKLEDAQYWLKPNLA, from the coding sequence ATGCAGAATACATTAAAATTATCAGGATTAGAAGTTTTTACTGTTTATCCTGGAAGCAATTTTATAAACATCGGTGAAAGGACCAATGTTACCGGATCGCGTAAATTTTTAAATCTGATAAAAAATGAAAAATTCGATGAAGCTCTTTCAATTGCCCGAGATCAAGTGGAAGGAGGAGCTCAGATCATTGATATTTGCATGGATGAAGGCTTAATTGACGGCGTGAAAGCTATGACTACCTTTTTACGTTTGATTGCTTCTGAACCCGATATAGCACGAGTTCCTATCGTTATCGATTCATCAAATTGGGAAGTCATTGAAGCCGGATTAAAAAACATTCAAGGAAAAGGAATAGTTAATTCCATCAGCCTAAAAGAAGGAGAAGAAGAATTTATAAAAAAAGCCAAAATAATCAAACGATACGGCGCGGCTATGATTGTTATGGCATTTGATGAAGAAGGACAAGCCAATAATTTGGAAAAACGAAAAATTATATCCCAACGCTCCTATAATATTTTGGTTCATCAATTAAACATTAACCCTTATGATATCATCTTCGACCTAAATATTTTCCCGGTAGGTACCGGAATGAAAGAACACCGAAGAAATGCGCTTGATTTTTTTGAAGGAACTCAATGGGTGAAAGAAAATCTTCCGGGGTGTTTCGTTTCGGGAGGAGTAAGTAATGTATCCTTTTCGTTTAGAGGGAATAATAAAGTTCGGGAATCGATTAATGCAGCATTTCTATATCATGCCATCCAATACGGATTGGATATGGGAATTGTCAATCCCACCCAACTGGCCATTTATCAAGAGATTGAACCGCAATTACTAAAAAAGATTGAAGACGTCTTATTTGATAGAGATGAAGAAGCTACCGAAAGGCTTATAGAATATGCAGAAACTATTGTTGAAAATAAGGATACAAAAGAGCAAAAAATAGAAGAATGGAGGTCGTGGCCGATTGAAAAAAGATTGGAATTTGCTTTGATAAAGGGCAATGCGGACTACATTGAACAAGATGTTGAAGAAGCCCGTTTACAAGCCAATAAACCTTTGGATGTAATTGAAGGCCCTTTAATGGATGGAATGAATACGGTTGGCGAGTTATTTGGAGCGGGTAAAATGTTTCTTCCTCAAGTGGTTAAAACTGCTCGAGTAATGAAAAAGGCCGTTGCATACTTACAACCTTTCATTGAAGCAGAAAAAAACGGAGAATCTCAATCTAACGGTAAAATACTTATGGCTACCGTTAAAGGTGATGTTCATGATATCGGTAAAAATATAGTCGGAGTCGTATTGGCTTGTAATAACTATGAAATTATAGATTTAGGAGTTATGGTTCCTAAGGAAACAATTATCGAAACCGCCATCCGTGAGAAGGTGGATTTGATTGGACTTAGCGGTTTAATTACTCCTTCTTTAGATGAAATGATCCACGTGGTTGAAGAACTCGAAAGAAGAAATCTTTCATTTCCGGTCATGATTGGAGGAGCTACTACTTCAAAAATCCATACCGCCTTAAAAATTGCCCCTAAATATAGTCATACAGTTGTTCATGTCTTAGATGCCTCTAAGTCTGTTACCGTTGCATCTTCTTTACTCTCTTCACAAAGCGAGGATTTTAAGAAAAAAATATCAGAAGAATATGCCCATTTAAGAGAAGGCTATTTAAATAGAAGTACTGAAAAAGAATATCTTACGCTAGAACAAGCTCGTAAAAATAAACTAACTATTGATTGGAATCAATACATTCCCTGTAAACCCAAACAGCTAGGTGTGCAAGTTTTTTCCTCCATACACCTGGAAGATCTGACGGAATATATCGATTGGCAACCCTTTTTTAGAACTTGGCAACTGACAGGAAAATATCCCGATTTGCTTTCAGATGAAGTAACCGGTGAAGAAGCCACAAAATTATATCATGATGCGTTACAAATGATTGAAAAAGTAATTGCTGAAAAACTATTGCAACCCAAAGCCGTAATTGGATTATTTAAAGCCAATTCCAATGAACAAGACGATATTGAAATTTACTCGAATGACAATAAACTAGTTCATACATTTCGAACCTTACGGCAGCAATCTGTAAAGTCCGAAGGCAAACCGAATTTAGCCCTATCCGACTTTATTTTACCTAAAAACAAAGAAAATTTACACGACTATATAGGATGTTTCGCTGTTTCTATTTTTGGAGCAGAAGCCTTGGCCAAACATTACGAAACAAACCATGACGATTATTCGGCTATTATGATAAAAGCTGTTTCGGATAGATTTGTGGAAGCCTTGGCTGAATACATGCATCATAAGGTAAGAAAAGAAATTTGGGGATATGCTCCCGATGAAATCTTGGACAATCAATCACTATTTAAAGAAAAATATCAAGGCATACGTCCCGCTCCCGGTTATCCTGCTTGTCCGGATCATTTAGAAAAGCTCACTATTTGGGAATTGTTGGATGTTACGGATCGTATTGGAGTACAATTGACTGAGAGTCTTGCAATGTATCCGGCTTCTTCAATTTCGGGATATTATTTTGCCAATCCACAATCTAACTATTTCGGATTAGGTAAAATTACGCAAGAACAAGTTAAAGATTATGCTAAACGTAAAGAAATAAAACTTGAAGATGCACAATATTGGCTTAAACCTAATTTAGCCTAA
- a CDS encoding response regulator transcription factor, protein MNILLVEDDLRVSELIKKGLKEQGFTVTLAYDGLSAKNLFLCHDFDLIITDIILPEINGIALCKEIRMLKPELPIIMLTALGTTDDIIDGFDAGADDYLVKPFEMRELTARIKALLKRSSKNKLGFILKFCDLEMNLQTKIVTRSNKELNLTLKEFKLLEFLLQNQGRIISRTEIAEKVWNTHFDTGTNFIDVYINYLRKKVDKDFEKKLIHTRSGMGFILKSDT, encoded by the coding sequence ATGAATATTCTATTAGTTGAAGACGATTTAAGAGTTTCGGAACTGATAAAAAAGGGTCTTAAGGAACAAGGATTTACTGTAACCTTAGCTTATGACGGTTTATCGGCAAAAAATTTGTTTCTCTGCCATGATTTTGACCTGATAATTACGGATATTATATTGCCTGAAATTAATGGAATAGCTCTTTGTAAAGAAATAAGAATGTTAAAACCGGAACTTCCCATTATCATGTTAACCGCATTGGGAACTACCGACGATATAATTGACGGTTTTGATGCCGGAGCAGACGATTATCTAGTCAAGCCTTTTGAAATGAGAGAGTTGACTGCAAGAATAAAAGCTCTGTTAAAAAGATCATCCAAAAATAAATTAGGATTTATCTTAAAATTTTGTGATCTGGAAATGAATTTGCAGACGAAAATTGTGACAAGAAGCAATAAAGAATTAAATCTTACCCTAAAAGAATTTAAACTCCTGGAATTTTTATTACAAAATCAAGGCAGAATTATTTCCAGAACGGAAATTGCCGAAAAAGTATGGAATACTCATTTTGATACGGGAACTAATTTTATAGATGTGTATATTAACTACTTACGAAAAAAAGTAGATAAAGATTTTGAAAAAAAACTTATTCATACTCGCTCCGGTATGGGATTTATATTAAAATCCGATACATGA